TGGGCATATTAACTATATCAAGTACAGTTCATTAGTCCTCTTCtctattagactgtaagcttttctGATGAGAGATGATCCCTTTCTGTACAGGGTAGCATACATGTGTTGGACTTGTATAAATAAAGaatctatataaatgatatataaataccAGAATCTGCAGATTGCCAGTCTCGGTGTGCCTGCATCCCTATATAAATCAGAATTCATAGGGGTCAGTATATTAGTCAGCTCCACTAATGACTGTTATACAGACTCTTTAATACGCTGCTCAGCTCCACTATGGGGAGGGGAGTCAGAACGCTGGACAGCTCCACTATAGAGAATGGATATACTGTCAGCGGGTCAGTACCTCTGATGGTTCCGTTATACACTAAGGATATACTGAGGCCAGGCCTCTGATCAGTTCCACTATATGGGGATAAAGAGGCCAATATATTGGGCGAATCTACATTAATGCGGGGACACCCACCCCAAAACGCAAATACCTTCCCCTAGCACTGAAACATACAGACTGACCCACAAAGTCGTACCAAAAAGCGCAAACAACCATTGTTACATTCAAATAGACGCAAACCAATAACACACAAAACATGGGAACACACACACCCTAAGTCAATTTGTACGCACAGCAAGAAACACAAAAGAAATCCCCATAAAGCTTTGTACAATAAAAGCAAGGTTATAATTATTAGGTAAAAGTATCTTTAATGATAATTCTGCACAtacatttaatgcttaaatgataaATATGGCTCTCAGTTACAGATCATTCCCAGTAGTAACTGTATGAATAAAACTCCTTGCTCTTCCCTTAGTGTATTCTCCTACACAAAGTGCTATGCGCAGTCCCAGCGTTACAAACTACTATTAATAATACATATAGCCTCCAGTAAAACCGTCACCATTCAATAATAATGATCTTATTTTATGACTAAGAAATGTTATCAAACATATCTATAAGTATATGATTTTACACGGAATGTGACGGTgattatatacacacaaacacacacacacggctgcGCACAAACAACCCACAAGCCATTTCTAAAATCACTTACGTGTCATAGTTGTCCCGAAATCCTTTGGCAAATGGGTTGTGGTCAATTTTCAATTGCGTGATCttggaaaaaaaagaatttgcacTGTGAGATCCCAGATTATTTCTTTGTCTAAAAATCTAATAAATATTATTGGAGTTCCAATACACAAACTGTAGTGGGCCCTACTTGCTATCAGCTACATAGCCATACAGATCCAAACAGGGGATAATACAATGTATGCTCCTTAAAGCGGACAGTTGGTGTCTTTAGGAAGTCGAAATAAAAACGAACGTATTCCGATAATCGTGGATATAAAATCACAGACCTATAACTATCTATCAAGGTTGGGGACGCCTGGATTAAATGATAACAattgctagatagatagatgatgatagatagatagatagatagatagatagatagatagatgatagatagatagatagatagatagatgatagatagataatgatagatgatagatagatagatagatagatagatagatagatagatagatgatagatagatagatagatagatatgatctctatcaatctatctatctatctatctatctatctatcatgtgcCTATCTAATTTATTTCTCTATCATTTATccgtacctgtatatttatatttgtacacATATCTcgctatatatgtatgtatatatatatgatagatgtTTAAAaacgtatatattttttttatttaaaaacaacctTTAAAATACTATACAATAAACTTTCAGTGTTGCTTTCACTATTTTCTATTATCCATATTATCCATGTATGGtgcactgtttttttattattccttttctaggttttaaaaaatgtcacatgtagtaataataattcaTTTCCCCAGCTCTAAACTTGATAGTTTTCAGCCTGTACTACTAtccctatcatctatctatctatctatctatctatctatctatcatctatctatctatctatctatctatctatctatctatcatctatctatctatctatctatctatctatctatctatcatctatctatcatctatctatctatctatctatctatctatctatctatctatctatcatctatctatcttgctAGAGAGcagagacatacacacacacatatatatactgtaaatatatatatatatatatatacgctgtATATAAAATAGTTGTGTGAATAAAACATGCACTAACGATCCCCCATGAGCAGCAGAGACCCCGCTATATGCGCTTATCATTCTATATCAGTATTTACATCGGTATTCTGGTAGGCTGTCACCGCAATGAACTGGGTCTCCGGGAAGGTAAAGGTCTGGACCCTGCCAGGTTGGCTGGTATCTTCTGTGCCATCTTCATTCACCTCCACCACATGTAGCCTAGGTTGGTACTTGTGTAAAGACTGCAACACAACCATCTGCCAAAGGGAGAGCAAGGGGGGGTGAGAGGAGGAAAATGGCAGCAGGACTGGATTTCTCAAACAATAAAGACCCCTTGCTACAAGGTGCATGAGTTAATTAGATCTGTAACAGGAATCCACTTACTAATAAAATGATTTTGAGTGCAAGCAGTTTGTATGTTTTGCAGTAGTGGCCCTTCAgcttgttgcactacaactcccagccagGCAGAGCTTGTGAGTGGCAGATTGGATGCCCCTGGGATAAAGCATTCGCTGCTTAGCTATGGATCTGACTATCCTAAAGAGATTGCTTCGCTGAGTAAACAGAAAGCTGCTGCTGTACATTATACACACGCACATTAATTTATTCCAGACTGATTTCTGTTTTTGCAGAGAGGGAAGAGGAGCCTGCAGATGGCTTGTAATGACACATGGTATAAATATATTCCTTACTGGGTGAGAAACTGCCGCGGCCTGGAAACGGGGGGCTGCTCTTATATACTCCCTAAATGGGGGGCCAATGGTTTGCCCCTGGGCAGTTTCCATGGGTAAGTGGGGATCTATAGGTGTGCCCCAAGTATAACTTCTGTTTGTTAGCAGGGAGCCATGCTTGTGCCCCCCAGAATTATTATATGTTAGTGGGAACCATGCTTGTGCCCCCAGAATTATTATATGTTAGTGGGAACAATGCCTGTGCCCCCAGAATTATTATATGTTAGTGGGAACCATGCCTGTGCCCCCAGAATTATTATATGTTAGTGGGAACCATGCCTGTGCCCCCAGAATTATTATATGTTAGTGGGAACCATGCCTGTGCCCCCAGAATTATTATATGTTAGTGGGAGCCATGCCTGTGCCCCCAGAATTATTATATGTTAGTGGGAACCAAATACCTGTGCCCCCAGAATTATTATATGTTAGTGGGAACCATGCCTGTGCCCCCAGAATTATTATATGTTAGTGGGAACCATATACCTGTGCCCCCAGAATTATTATATGTTAGTGGGAACCATGCCTGTGCCCCCAGAATTATTATATGTTAGTAGGAACCATATACCTGTGCCCCCAGAATTATTATATGTTAGTGGGAATCATGCCTGTGCCCCCAGAATTATTCTATGTTACTGGGAGCCATGCCTGTGCCCCCAGAATTATTCTATGTTAGTGGGAACCATGCCTGTGCCCCCAGAATTATTCTATGTTGGTGGGAACCATGCCTGTGCCCCCAGAATTATTCTATGTTAGTGGGAACCATGCCTGTGCCCCCAGAATTATTCTATGTTACTGGGAGCCATGCCTGTGCCCCCAGAATTATTATATGTTGGTGGGAACCATGCCTGTGCCCCCAGAATTATTCTATGTTAGTGGGAACCATGCCTGTGCCCCCAGAATTATTCTATGTTACTGGGAGCCATGCCTGTGCCCCCAGAATTATTCTATGTTACTGGGAGCCATGCCTGTGCCCCCAGAATTATTATATGTTAGTGGGAGCCATGCCTGTGCCCCCAGAATTATTCTATGTTAGTGGGAGCCATGCCTGTGCCCCCAGAATTATTCTATGATACTGGGAGCCATGCCTGTGCCCCCAGAATTATTCTATGTTACTGGGAGCCATGCCTGTGCCCCCAGAATTATTCTATGTTACTGGGAGCCATGCCTGTGCCCCCAGAATTATTCTATGTTACTGGGAGCCATGCCTGTGCCCCCAAAATTATTATATGTTAGTGGGAATCATATACCTGTGCCCCCAGAATTATTATATGTTAGTGGGAACCAAATACCTGTGCCCCCAGAATTATTCTATGTTAGTGGGAACCATATACCTGTGCCCCCAGAATTATTATATGTTAGTGGGAACCATGCCTGTGCCCCCAGAATTATTATATGTTAGTGGGAGCCATGCCTGTGCCCCCAGAATTATTATATGTTAGTGGGAACCATGCTTGTGCCCAAGATAACTTCTCACTGTGAGTGGAGACCCATGCCTTTGCCATCAAAATAACCTCTTTATTAATGAAAAATCATGCAAGTTCCATAAGACTATAATCTTTGTAAGGCCAAACCCCCATCTATGTGCCCCTAGAATGACCTATTATTGTAAGGAACCATGTGTGCCCCAAAAATAACTTTCGGGCTTCAAGCAGCCGTGTATATTCCCCAAATCTGTAAAACTATGCAGGTACATAGGGAGAGTTTGCCCCAGATTTAGCCCTGTGGGTAACACATTATGCAGGTACATAGGGAGAGTTTGCCCCAGATTTAGCCCTGTGGGTAACACATTATGCAGGTACATAGGGAGAGTTTGCCCCAGATTTAGCCCTCTGGGCAATACACTATGCAGGTACATAGGGAGAGTTTGCCCCAGAATAAGCCCTGTGGGTAATACACTATGCAGGTACATAGGGAAAGTTTGCCCCAGAATAAGCCCTGTGGGTAATACACTATGCAGGTACATAGGGAGAGTTTGCCCCAAGAGTTTGCCCCAGTTTAGCCTTCTGGGCAATACACTATGCAGGTACATAGGGAGAGTTTGCCCCAGAATAAGCCCTGTGGTTAATACACTATGCAGGTACATAGGGAGAGTTTGCCCCAGATTTAGCCCTGTGGGTAATACACTATGCAGGTACATAGGGAGAGTTTGCCCCAGATTTAGCCCTGTGGGTAATACACTATGCAGGTACATAGGGAGAGTTTGCCCCAGATTTAGCCCTGTGGGTAATACACTATGCAGGTACATAGGGAGAGTTTGCCCCAGAATAAGCCCTGTGGGTAATACACTATGCAGGTACATAGGGAGAGTTTGCCCCAGATTTAGCCCTGTGGGTAATACACTATGCAAGTACATAGGGAGAGTTTGCCCCAGAATAAGCCCTGTGGGTAATACACTATGCAAGTACATAGGGAGAGTTTGCCCCAGATTTAGCCCTGTGGTTGGTAATACACTATGCAGGTACATAGGGAGAGTTTGCCCCAGAATAAGCCCTGTGGGTAATACACTATGCAGGTACATAGGGAGAGTTTGCCCCAGATTTAGCCCTGTGGTTGGTAATACACTATGCAGCTGCCCACAAACACCTTGCGGCTGTAATAAAGCTGCTACAGTGCAACTACTGTCAATGAACCTGAATCTGTTCAAGTCACAGACATCAGCGCTAAAATGATCTATAATAACCTAAGTATTTACCCTCAGACCAATAGCAGTCTGTAGGTCTGTAACCATCTATATGTCCAAAAGCAACCTCTATTTATATGGATGACCAACCAACGATGTGCCCAAAGTCAGTGAACCCTTTATATGTACCAGGTGAAACCACTTATCTGTAACGCACCCTTAGGTCTCCCTACAGGTGTGACTGGTGTGTTTACCAGCCCAGGCCCACATTTCCTTGGGGGGAACCACATACTCCATCTATAAGAGGAGGACACTCTGTAAATTGGAAACATGGTATGTACACCTGGAAACTGCCAACTGTTTGCGCCTCTAGACCagtccctgtgtgtaattgtaaaGCCATGGGTGCCCCCATACATGCCAACACACACTGCCCTCTGTGCCACTCACCTGCCCGTTGTTATTGGACGCCCCTTTGTTGTTGGTAAGTTTCATTTTGCCAAAAGAGATTTCCTGGCGCATCCAGTGGGCCCCGGTGTTGGGCGAGTCGGGGTGCATATACACCCTATTGCCTGTTATCAGAGAGACAAATATTATAAGAAAGTTGCACcatgtataaaatattatatgaAAGTTGCACCATTTATAAAATAAGCTCAACCAGAAGATAATGGGGCATTTACCACCGACTTCATCTACTTCCATTTGCATTTTCACTGCCTTTCCCTATCATCTGCTCCCAGAATTCGCTTTATTCACATCACAAAGGGCTTTTCATGAATATTTCTCACTTAAAGTGAATGAAAAGGAAATGTGTTAATTGGACTCGCCTTGAACGTTGGTGTCCGCTTTGCCACAAGGTACCCACTTGCCCCCTTGGAATCTCCAGTGATTGGGATCAGCCAGAATCACATCAACAAAAATATTGTAATGCGCCGTGGGATCCAGCCCCGAAATGTTAAAACTCAGGAAAGGGAACATACGCCTGGCGAATTGCAATCACACACAGGAGAGAAAGGTGTTAGAGAGGGAGGTAAAACCCTTCTGGCAACAGAAAAGCACCAAGAATAAATCCTTCattaaactggtaaaaaaaaaaataatatatatatatatatatataaaatataaacaggtTATATAGCATAGGCGTGCTAAATAACTTTGGGTAGATGCGTAATTATCCAAGGTGGATAATGCAGAGATGGATCAAATACATATTgataatagaaataaaataaaagctatAGAAAGATTCAGAGAGATATAGAAAGGCTcattatctataaatatatattgaaaatgggTAGATGTCAAGTCAGTGACAGAAGGTTAGTGATAGAGAAATGATATATAATTGAGAATATTTTATATCTATGACAAAATAAAATGCAGCAAATGAATAATAAGGAAAAGTAGATCTATAGAAAAATAAGAGACAGAGGGAATAAAGGATCTTATAAAAACAACTAGAAGTTCGGCTGAATTCGTCTGGgaaaagtttgaaaattttgtatCTCACTCCTGTATAGACTTACAGTATTATTGCGCCGAATTGAATAAAACAGGATAGATGTCTTTAATACCTTgcacacatttaaaaataaagttctaTTAATTGTTCACAAAAATCCAGATCATTTATTACAATCTTCGTAAGAATATAATACAGCGAATTATATCAGTAACGTTATGTTCCTATTTTTTAATCTGGTATAGGTCATACGTAAAATGATTACAAATTATTAtcgttattattgttgttattattgttattattgttgttattattattattatttaccaataatactactaataataatgacTATAATGatagtgataataataataacaaacaatAATAATTTGCAATTATCCTAAGTATGACCTATAGTAgaagatttaaaaatataatattgatgatggtgatgatgaaggtgatgataataataataaaccattttaaGTATGACCTATagtaaaagatttaaaaatattgaaaaaaatctaTAATATTGATGTTGATGAaggtgatgataataataatactactaataataataattttatgtaTGACCTATagtaaaagatttaaaaatataaaaaaaaggtataatattgatgatgatgatgatgaaggtgataataataataataaataataataatgataattttaaGTATGACCAATAGTAAAAgatttgaaatattaaaaaatatatactaataATAATGTTAACTGATGTTAGGGGGAGGCTTGGCTTTGCACCCAGACAGGGGCACCCATAATGGCCACCCTGTACCTACCTGCCCTGCTTGGTGATGATCATTTCGGTTTGGTGCCTATGGAACTTGAGCCAGAGTGGCCTGTTACACAGATAGACTTGGGCTTTGCCAGGGACCAGTCCGGGCTGGGTGGCAGAGAACTGGTAGAAGGGGGCCGCCTGGTAGGAATGGCCATACTGCTGGCTGTAGGGGTATCCGGCGGAGGGATATCCTTGCGGGGCAGAATTGCCCAGGAGGCTGTTGTAAGCTCCATTGGCGATGACAGGGTGGTGCGCCATGTACCTGCCGGGGCTTCCGAGGGAGAAGGCTGGGTGAGCAGCTCCATGCTGGCTGGGATAAGGGAACATAGTAGTAGTGGGAGCAGAGGCAGCAGACTGGGACTGACTGGACTGAGGGAGGAGATAACGATCTGCTGCAGATCCATCGAAACTGTGACGAATCTCAGAGACCCCATCCAAGACAGGAGACAGCTTACTCCTCTGGCCGTCCCCCGGTGCGTCCTTAGCGCCAGAGAAACTGTCAGCCTCCGACTGATTCGTCATCCCCCTGACAGTCGCTTTTTTCAGAGGTGAACTTCTCTCCAGGTTGTCAGCGGAGGAGATAATGGGATGGTCGTGCAAAGCCAGCTCAGGCGCTGCTGGATGGGGGTAACTGCCGGTGACACTTAGGAATTTCTTGGAGAGCATCATAGAGGAAGAGAGGCAGTGATCCACCTGCATTGCTAGCAACTGACACTTAGTCCCCCTACTCTCCCCTCAGCCCCGGCTTGAACTGCCACATCCAGGGGAACGGCACACAGACCCCTTTAGCCTAGGACACTTTCCTGGAGCTTCCCAAAGCTTTGATCCCCCAGCCAGGGAAAAGCCGATTGGCCGATTGACTCCATACAGCGATAAGACAAGACTCACTTTTGATCCTTCCACACACTAGAGCTGATGAAACGACTCTTGCCATTGGTTCACCGCTGACAGTAATTTAATTAGATAGGCATTAATTAGGATAATCACCTGGCTCCCAGCCGCTGGGATGGCACAGGGAAGGGTAGTTTATTGTGTGCGGA
The genomic region above belongs to Xenopus tropicalis strain Nigerian chromosome 9, UCB_Xtro_10.0, whole genome shotgun sequence and contains:
- the tbr1 gene encoding T-box brain protein 1 (The RefSeq protein has 1 substitution compared to this genomic sequence), whose translation is MQVDHCLSSSMMLSKKFLSVTGSYPHPAAPELALHDHPIISSADNLERSSPLKKATVRGMTNQSEADSFSGAKDAPGDGQRSKLSPVLDGVSEIRHSFDGSAADRYLLPQSSQSQSAASAPTTTMFPYPSQHGAAHPAFSLGSPGRYMAHHPVIANGAYNSLLGNSAPQGYPSAGYPYSQQYGHSYQAAPFYQFSATQPGLVPGKAQVYLCNRPLWLKFHRHQTEMIITKQGRRMFPFLSFNISGLDPTAHYNIFVDVILADPNHWRFQGGKWVPCGKADTNVQGNRVYMHPDSPNTGAHWMRQEISFGKMKLTNNKGASNNNGQMVVLQSLHKYQPRLHVVEVNEDGTEDTSQPGRVQTFTFPETQFIAVTAYQNTDITQLKIDHNPFAKGFRDNYDTIYTGCDLDRLTPSPNDSPRSQIVPGARYSMASTFLQDQFVSNYAKSRFHPPGAVPGPGTDRSVPHTNGLLSPQQGEDPGAPSPQRWFVTPANNRLDFTSASAYDAATDFAGNAATLLSYAAAGVKALPLPGGGCTARPLGYYSDPTGWGARSPPQYCTKSGSVLPCWATGGRMAATNPYLTGSEEVESLAATDRSPLGEDTKPKDLSDSSWIETPPSIKSMDSSDSGIYEQAKRRRLSPSDPAVSGSSSPLKSEVVPPRDCEKNCTKDLSYYGFYTHT